In Panicum virgatum strain AP13 chromosome 4N, P.virgatum_v5, whole genome shotgun sequence, a single window of DNA contains:
- the LOC120669558 gene encoding uncharacterized protein LOC120669558, producing MASSRAISAAGFVLLTGNSMVAIHRSRGDAAAVAFVVALNASLLVLFYCLRWFEAAAPDSAAKGRARIGIWLATTMLTAMFSWRVAALMPGLMAAAVWLMAACTVVGGFYALFILPPH from the coding sequence ATGGCCTCATCACGGGCCATTTCCGCGGCCGGCTTCGTCCTCCTAACCGGGAACTCGATGGTGGCCATCCACCGGTCGCGGGGGGATGCCGCGGCGGTCGCGTTCGTCGTCGCCTTGAACGCCAGCCTCCTCGTGCTGTTCTACTGCCTGCGGTggttcgaggcggcggcgcccgattCGGCCGCCAAGGGCCGGGCGAGGATCGGCATCTGGCTCGCCACCACGATGCTCACCGCCATGTTCTCTTGGAGGGTCGCAGCGCTCATGCCGGGGCTCATGGCCGCCGCTGTCTGGTTGATGGCTGCGTGCACGGTGGTCGGGGGTTTCTACGCGCTGTTCATTCTTCCTCCCCACTAG